Proteins co-encoded in one Anguilla anguilla isolate fAngAng1 chromosome 16, fAngAng1.pri, whole genome shotgun sequence genomic window:
- the LOC118215028 gene encoding zinc finger protein 143-like isoform X1, with protein sequence MNSRYNQFKRKHIILHFIHFCCMIIIMIMIFIMGIFYFLRFCFTKTLQLFLHFVLLQCFVGNSFQLPWHLLLHFCIFENVIIFALEPHCDTYETIAYTRTHLTCLFEELHEFPGVPSQFPCTWAGMLLAQINRDSQSMAEFQAGGADAQHVTLCLAEAVAVADGDQMESMDTVSLQAVTLVDGSTAYIQHNPRVSLSDGKLMEGQVIQLEDGSAAYVQHVSMPKAGEDSLRLEDGQAVQLEDGTTAYIHHAPKETYDQSSLQAVQLEDGTTAYIHHTVQMPQTNTILAIQADGTVADLQAEGAIDPETISVLEQYTAKVESAECVASSGLVSRGEVDGGVQMQIVLQGHGSGRALAKAQQVGEKAFRCDYEGCGKLYTTAHHLKVHERSHTGDRPYLCDHLGCGKKFATGYGLKSHVRTHTGEKPYRCQEMNCHKSFKTSGDLQKHIRTHTGERPFKCPFEGCGRSFTTSNIRKVHIRTHTGERPYYCSEPSCGRAFASATNYKNHMRIHTGEKPYVCTVPGCDKRFTEYSSLYKHHVVHTPCKPYNCNHCGKTYKQISTLAMHKRTAHNDTEPIEEEQEAYFEPPADAIDEPGVTYVPGVEEEDSGSEQVSTETAEVIGHQHVNLISQDGTQQVSISQADLQAMENTITMVTQDGTTITVPAHEAMLSGGTHAVTMVTADGTEGQVAIVTPDLAAFQTSQVELSQEHQHHPHPVTLLATGSNGTQIAVQLSEQPSLEEAIRIASRIQQGETPGLDD encoded by the exons ATGAACTCGCGCTATAACCagttcaaaagaaaacacattattttgcaCTTCATACATTTTTGCTGCATGATTATAATCATGATTATGATTTTTATAatgggtattttttattttttaagattttgTTTTACCAAAACGTTGCAgctctttttgcattttgttctgctgcagtgttttgttGGAAATTCATTTCAGCTACCATGGCATTTGTTACTGCACTTCTGTATCTTTGAAAACGTGATCATCTTTGCCTTAGAACCTCATTGTGATACATATGAAACTATAGCATACACAAGAACTCATTTAACATGTTTATTTGAAGAGCTGCACGAATTTCCCGGTGTCCCCAGCCAGTTTCCCTGCACATG ggcAGGCATGCTGTTGGCTCAGATTAACCGCGACTCGCAAAGCATGGCGGAGTTCCAGGCTGGAGGGGCTGACGCCCAGCACGTCACCCTCTGCCTGGCTGAGGCCGTCGCTGTTGCAG ACGGAGACCAGATGGAAAGTATGGACACTGTTAGCCTACAGGCTGTGACCCTGGTGGATGGCTCTACAGCCTATATACAGCACAACCCTAGAG TTTCCCTTTCAGATGGGAAGCTGATGGAGGGCCAGGTCATTCAGCTGGAGGATGGATCAGCTGCTTATGTGCAACACGTGTCCATGCCAAAGGCAG GAGAGGACAGTTTGAGACTGGAAGATGGTCAGGCTGTGCAGCTGGAGGACGGAACAACTGCCTACATCCACCACGCCCCCAAAG AGACATATGATCAGAGCTCGCTGCAGGCGGTACAGCTGGAGGACGGGACTACGGCGTATATCCATCACACAGTGCAGATGCCCCAGACAAACACCATTCTGGCCATCCAGGCTGACGGCACAGTCGCAGACCTGCAGGCAGAGGGTGCCATTGACCCTGAGACCATTAGCGTGCTGGAGCAGTACACTGCCAAG GTGGAGAGTGCGGAGTGCGTTGCAAGCTCAGGGCTGGTCAGCAGAGGGGAAGTGGATGGCGGTGTGCAAATGCAG aTTGTTTTGCAGGGGCACGGGAGTGGGCGTGCATTAGCCAAGGCCCAGCAGGTGGGAGAGAAGGCTTTCCGCTGTGACTATGAGGGCTGTGGGAAACTGtacaccacagcacaccacctgaag GTACACGAGCGATCGCACACTGGAGACCGGCCGTACCTGTGTGACCATCTGGGCTGTGGGAAGAAGTTTGCCACAG GGTACGGCCTGAAGAGTCATGTTCGGACACACACGGGGGAGAAACCATACCGCTGTCAGGAGATGAACTGTCACAAGTCATTCAAGACATCTGGAGACCTGCAGAAGCACATCAGAACCCACACAG GTGAGCGGCCATTCAAGTGTCCGTTTGAAGGCTGTGGGCGGTCCTTCACCACGTCCAACATCCGGAAGGTGCACATCCGCACGCACACGGGAGAGCGGCCGTACTACTGCTCCGAGCCCAGCTGTGGGCGCGCCTTCGCCAGTGCCACCAACTACAAAAACCACATGCGGATCCACACAG gGGAGAAGCCATATGTGTGCACAGTGCCAGGCTGCGACAAGCGTTTCACAGAGTACTCCAGCCTGTACAAGCACCACGTGGTCCACACCCCCTGCAAGCCATACAACTGCAACCACTGTGGCAAGACCTACAAGCAGATCTCCACGCTGGCCATGCACAAGCGCACCGCGCACAACGACACCGAGCCCAtcgaggaggagcaggaggcctACTTTGAGCCCCCAGCAG ATGCAATTGATGAGCCTGGTGTGACCTATGTTCCTGGGGTGGAAGAGGAGGATTCTGGGTCTGAGCAGGTTTCCACAGAAACTGCTGAGGTCATAGGGCACCAACATGTGAACCTTATCTCACAGGATGGGACCCAACAG GTCAGTATATCACAGGCTGACTTACAAGCAATGGAAAACACCATAACCATGGTAACCCAAGACGGCACTACCATAACCGTCCCAGCTCACGAGGCCATGCTTTCAGGAGGAACACACGCAgtcaccatggtaacagcaGATGGCACAGAAGGACAG GTGGCCATTGTCACCCCAGATTTAGCTGCATTCCAGACCTCACAAGTGGAGCTCAGCCAGGAACACCAGCACCACCCTCACCCTGTGACTCTGCTGGCCACCGGCTCCAATGGCACTCAGATTGCAGTACAG ctcaGTGAACAGCCGTCTTTGGAAGAAGCCATTCGAATTGCCTCGAGAATACAACAGGGAGAAACTCCAGGGCTGGATGATTAG
- the LOC118215028 gene encoding zinc finger protein 143-like isoform X2 has protein sequence MLLAQINRDSQSMAEFQAGGADAQHVTLCLAEAVAVADGDQMESMDTVSLQAVTLVDGSTAYIQHNPRVSLSDGKLMEGQVIQLEDGSAAYVQHVSMPKAGEDSLRLEDGQAVQLEDGTTAYIHHAPKETYDQSSLQAVQLEDGTTAYIHHTVQMPQTNTILAIQADGTVADLQAEGAIDPETISVLEQYTAKVESAECVASSGLVSRGEVDGGVQMQIVLQGHGSGRALAKAQQVGEKAFRCDYEGCGKLYTTAHHLKVHERSHTGDRPYLCDHLGCGKKFATGYGLKSHVRTHTGEKPYRCQEMNCHKSFKTSGDLQKHIRTHTGERPFKCPFEGCGRSFTTSNIRKVHIRTHTGERPYYCSEPSCGRAFASATNYKNHMRIHTGEKPYVCTVPGCDKRFTEYSSLYKHHVVHTPCKPYNCNHCGKTYKQISTLAMHKRTAHNDTEPIEEEQEAYFEPPADAIDEPGVTYVPGVEEEDSGSEQVSTETAEVIGHQHVNLISQDGTQQVSISQADLQAMENTITMVTQDGTTITVPAHEAMLSGGTHAVTMVTADGTEGQVAIVTPDLAAFQTSQVELSQEHQHHPHPVTLLATGSNGTQIAVQLSEQPSLEEAIRIASRIQQGETPGLDD, from the exons ATGCTGTTGGCTCAGATTAACCGCGACTCGCAAAGCATGGCGGAGTTCCAGGCTGGAGGGGCTGACGCCCAGCACGTCACCCTCTGCCTGGCTGAGGCCGTCGCTGTTGCAG ACGGAGACCAGATGGAAAGTATGGACACTGTTAGCCTACAGGCTGTGACCCTGGTGGATGGCTCTACAGCCTATATACAGCACAACCCTAGAG TTTCCCTTTCAGATGGGAAGCTGATGGAGGGCCAGGTCATTCAGCTGGAGGATGGATCAGCTGCTTATGTGCAACACGTGTCCATGCCAAAGGCAG GAGAGGACAGTTTGAGACTGGAAGATGGTCAGGCTGTGCAGCTGGAGGACGGAACAACTGCCTACATCCACCACGCCCCCAAAG AGACATATGATCAGAGCTCGCTGCAGGCGGTACAGCTGGAGGACGGGACTACGGCGTATATCCATCACACAGTGCAGATGCCCCAGACAAACACCATTCTGGCCATCCAGGCTGACGGCACAGTCGCAGACCTGCAGGCAGAGGGTGCCATTGACCCTGAGACCATTAGCGTGCTGGAGCAGTACACTGCCAAG GTGGAGAGTGCGGAGTGCGTTGCAAGCTCAGGGCTGGTCAGCAGAGGGGAAGTGGATGGCGGTGTGCAAATGCAG aTTGTTTTGCAGGGGCACGGGAGTGGGCGTGCATTAGCCAAGGCCCAGCAGGTGGGAGAGAAGGCTTTCCGCTGTGACTATGAGGGCTGTGGGAAACTGtacaccacagcacaccacctgaag GTACACGAGCGATCGCACACTGGAGACCGGCCGTACCTGTGTGACCATCTGGGCTGTGGGAAGAAGTTTGCCACAG GGTACGGCCTGAAGAGTCATGTTCGGACACACACGGGGGAGAAACCATACCGCTGTCAGGAGATGAACTGTCACAAGTCATTCAAGACATCTGGAGACCTGCAGAAGCACATCAGAACCCACACAG GTGAGCGGCCATTCAAGTGTCCGTTTGAAGGCTGTGGGCGGTCCTTCACCACGTCCAACATCCGGAAGGTGCACATCCGCACGCACACGGGAGAGCGGCCGTACTACTGCTCCGAGCCCAGCTGTGGGCGCGCCTTCGCCAGTGCCACCAACTACAAAAACCACATGCGGATCCACACAG gGGAGAAGCCATATGTGTGCACAGTGCCAGGCTGCGACAAGCGTTTCACAGAGTACTCCAGCCTGTACAAGCACCACGTGGTCCACACCCCCTGCAAGCCATACAACTGCAACCACTGTGGCAAGACCTACAAGCAGATCTCCACGCTGGCCATGCACAAGCGCACCGCGCACAACGACACCGAGCCCAtcgaggaggagcaggaggcctACTTTGAGCCCCCAGCAG ATGCAATTGATGAGCCTGGTGTGACCTATGTTCCTGGGGTGGAAGAGGAGGATTCTGGGTCTGAGCAGGTTTCCACAGAAACTGCTGAGGTCATAGGGCACCAACATGTGAACCTTATCTCACAGGATGGGACCCAACAG GTCAGTATATCACAGGCTGACTTACAAGCAATGGAAAACACCATAACCATGGTAACCCAAGACGGCACTACCATAACCGTCCCAGCTCACGAGGCCATGCTTTCAGGAGGAACACACGCAgtcaccatggtaacagcaGATGGCACAGAAGGACAG GTGGCCATTGTCACCCCAGATTTAGCTGCATTCCAGACCTCACAAGTGGAGCTCAGCCAGGAACACCAGCACCACCCTCACCCTGTGACTCTGCTGGCCACCGGCTCCAATGGCACTCAGATTGCAGTACAG ctcaGTGAACAGCCGTCTTTGGAAGAAGCCATTCGAATTGCCTCGAGAATACAACAGGGAGAAACTCCAGGGCTGGATGATTAG
- the LOC118214848 gene encoding wee1-like protein kinase 1-A, which produces MSLSSRRLGSLSPKMGAIRQKLQFSASDGEDDPVEDWNSSTGAESGFTEMDSPLQLRRNMTGKSNDSGSSPLNQTGEDDSVEFWDEEGFLTPSPVKQPSLFSRGSPSPRKSPRNSDHTSLERVYRREDREGSSSPVPDCPDTPPHKTLRKLRLFDTPHTPKSLLSKARTAAVESTSRRIALFKNVDSSGKPNTDYKRKETPLVNINPFTPDSLLIHSATQKISRKRTLWDDSCGEDMEASDADLQEEIIPPSKRATMMESNMTSRYASEFHELEKIGSGEFGSVFKCVKRLDGCVYAVKRSKKPLAGSVDEQNALREVYAHAVLGQHPHVVRYYSAWAEDDHMLIQNEYCNGGTLSDIIAENYRSMRFPSELELKDLLLQVARGLRYIHSMCLVHMDIKPSNIFISRNSAACVDECEEDEVLATSVVYKIGDLGHVTRVSDPQVEEGDSRFLANEVLQEDYRDLTKADIFALALTVISASGAEPMPSNGDKWHDIRQGRLPPIPQVLSEEFLSLLMLMIHPDSERRPSASSLIKHPVLLTASKMSANQLRQELTAEKFKNALLQKELRKAQMAKEVAEEKVLHTDGVLTRSTLQSSSRTSRLIGKKMNRSVSLTIY; this is translated from the exons ATGAGTCTAAGTTCTCGACGGCTCGGTAGCTTGTCTCCTAAAATGGGGGCAATCCGACAAAAGTTACAGTTTTCTGCGAGCGATGGAGAAGATGATCCGGTGGAAGACTGGAACAGCAGCACAGGGGCTGAGTCTGGATTCACAGAAATGGACTCTCCTCTTCAACTGCGACGAAATATGACGGGGAAGAGTAACGATTCTGGGAGCAGTCCATTGAACCAAACCGGAGAGGACGACAGTGTCGAATTCTGGGACGAGGAAGGATTTCTGACCCCGTCCCCTGTGAAACAACCGAGTCTTTTCTCGAGGGGATCACCGTCTCCAAGGAAAAGCCCTCGGAATTCTGACCACACTTCACTGGAGAGAGTGTACCGCCGGGAAGACCGAGAAGGTTCGAGTTCTCCCGTTCCCGATTGTCCGGACACACCACCCCATAAAACATTGAGAAAGCTTCGACTCTTTGATACACCGCACACACCAAAG AGTTTGCTGTCCAAAGCCAGGACAGCTGCTGTGGAGTCCACCAGCAGGAGAATAGCCCTCTTCAAGAATGTGGATTCCTCAGGAAAACCTAACACGGACTACAAGAGGAAAGAAACCCCGCTGGTCAACATCAACCCTTTCACCCCGGACTCGTTACTTATCCATTCCGCAACTCAAAAAATCAGTAGGAAGCGAACTCTTTGGGATGA CTCCTGCGGGGAGGATATGGAAGCCAGTGATGCTGATCTTCAGGAGGAAATCATTCCCCCATCGAAg AGGGCAACGATGATGGAAAGTAACATGACGTCCAGGTATGCCTCTGAGTTCCATGAGCTGGAGAAAATCGGCTCGGGCGAGTTTGGGTCTGTGTTCAAGTGCGTGAAAAGGCTTGACGGCTGTGTCTACGCTGTCAAACGCTCCAAGAAGCCCCTGGCAGGATCTGTGGATGA GCAGAATGCGCTTCGGGAGGTTTACGCCCATGCAGTGCTGGGACAGCACCCCCACGTGGTCAGGTACTATTCTGCCTGGGCAGAAGATGACCACATGCTGATACAGAATGAGTACTGCAATGGCGGCACGCTCTCTGACATCATTGCAGAGAACTACAGAAGCATGCGCTTCCCGTCAGAACTGGAGCTGAAGGACCTGCTCCTGCAGGTGGCCAGAGGCCTCCGGTACATCCACTCCATGTGCCTGGTGCATATGGACATCAAGCCAA GCAACATCTTCATATCTCGAAATTCTGCTGCTTGTGTGGATGAGTGTGAGGAGGATGAAGTCCTGGCCACCAGTGTAGTGTATAAAATCG gtgatcTTGGACATGTGACCAGGGTGAGCGATCCTCAGGTGGAAGAGGGTGATAGCAGGTTTTTGGCTAATGAGGTCCTCCAAGAG GACTACAGAGACCTCACAAAAGCAGATATCTTCGCCCTGGCACTGACAGTGATCAGTGCGTCTGGGGCTGAACCAATGCCCTCCAATGGCGACAAGTGGCATGACATCCGGCAGGGAAGGCTACCACCCATTCCACAAGTTCTCTCTGAGGAGTTCCTAAGCTTGCTGATG CTGATGATTCACCCAGACTCTGAGAGGAGGCCGTCCGCCTCCAGCCTGATTAAGCACCCTGTCCTGCTCACAGCCTCCAAGATGAGTGCTAATCAGCTGCGACAGGAACTCACCGCCGAGAAGTTCAAAAATGCCCTGCTACAGAA GGAGCTGAGGAAGGCTCAGATGGCCAAGGAAGTGGCGGAGGAGAAGGTTTTGCACACAGACGGGGTGCTGACACGCTCCACCCTTCAGTCCAGCAGCAGGACATCTCGGCTCATAGGCAAGAAGATGAACCGCTCTGTCAGCCTGACCATTTACTGA